DNA sequence from the Oceanivirga salmonicida genome:
ATTTGGTTAGTAGATATAGGATCTACACCTAATGCTAATGCTGGTAAAGAATCCGTTACTAAATTAATCCATAGTATTTGTGTTGCTATTAAAGGTATAGGCCAACCCATAAGCGTTGCTATTAATATAGAAATTACTTCTCCTAAGTTACAAGAAAGTAAAAATATTATTGATTTTTTAATATTATCATATATGTTTCTACCTTCTTCAACTGATGCAACAATAGTTGCAAAGTTATCATCAGTTAATATCATATCACTAGCACCTTTGGCAACGTCTGTACCAGTTATTCCCATTGCAACACCAATATCTGCAACTTTTAAACTAGGTGCATCATTTACACCGTCTCCTGTCATAGATACTATATTATCGTTGGCTTTTAATGCCTTAACTATTCTAACTTTATGTTCAGGTGATACCCTTGAAAATACCCTATAATTTTGAACTGTTTTTGTAAGTTCATCATCACTTAAATTTTCAAGTTCCATACCCGTTATACATTGACTCTCATTTTGTGCAATATTTAAATCTTTTGCTATTGCAAAAGCAGTATTTTTATGATCCCCTGTTATCATCATTACAGTTATACCTGCATCATGTGCTTCCTTTATAGATAATTTTACTTCTTCTCTTGGAGGATCAATCATTCCCACTATTCCTATAAATACTAAATCTTTTTCAAATTCACTATTTTCTATTTTAGTCTCAGTATCTTTATATGATACTGCTAATACTCTAAGTGCTTTATTATACATTTCATCAGCTTTATTTTGAATTTCTGCTTTTAACTCAGGTGTAAATTCTTTTATTTCACCATTAATTAATATTTTAGTTGCTAAATCAATTAAATTATCTAATGCACCCTTAGTATAAACTCTATATATATTATTATGTTCTACATAAGTTGACATTAATTTTCTATCTGAATCAAATGCAAACTCATCTATTCTTTTATATTTATTTTCTAATTCTTCTCTTAATATGTTATTTTTTATACCATAAGATATAAGGGCAATTTCAGTAGGGTCTCCTATTTCATTACCATTTTCTATTTTAGCATCAGATGATAATATAAATGCTTTTATTAATAATTCATTATTATTATCTTTTGTATACTCTTCTATTACTGTCATCTTATTTTGTGTTAAAGTTCCAGTTTTATCTGAACATATATAGTTTACTGAACCTAATGTTTCAACTGCTGGTAATTTCTTTATAATTGCATGTTTTTTAGACATTCTTGTAACGCCTAATGATAATACTATTGCCACTATTGCAACTAATCCTTCCGGTATAGCTGCTACAGCTAAACTAATAGAAGTAATTAACATATCAACTACGCCTCTTGATTGTAATATTCCTATCACAAAAATCAATACACATACAAATATTGCTAAATAACCCAAACTCTTCCCTAATTTATTCATTTTAACTTGTAGGGGTGTTTGTTCTTCATCTATATCTAGCATTTTAGCAATTTCACCAATTTTAGTATCATTAGATGTTGCTATTACAACTCCTTTACCACGGCCATAAGTTACTAAGGTTGACATAAAGGCAGTATTTATCATATCAGAAATCCCTATTTCTTCATCAAAAGTTACATTAGCATCTTTTGAACTAGGAACTGATTCTCCTGTAAAACTACTCTCTTCTATTTGTAAATTATTACTTTCTAATAATCTTAAATCTGCTGGAACATATCTCCCAGCATCTAAACAAACTATATCTCCCGTAACTAAGTATTTCGATTCTATTTCTTTACTTATTCCATTTCTTATTACAATAGCTTTGGGATTAGTCATTTCTTTTAAAGCTTCTAATGCTTTACCTGCTTTTAATTCTTGTGTTATACCTACAACTGCATTTACTAATACCACTAGTAGTATTATAATTGCATCTGTAAATTCTTTATTTACTATTACAGTAATGACAGCTGCAACTAATAGTACGTATATCATTACATCATTTATTTGTTCAAGAAAAAGAGAAAAAAGAGTCTTCTTCTTTCCCTCATCTAAAACATTCAAACCATTTTTTTCTAATCTTTGTTTTGCTTCTTCATCAGTTAAGCCTTTATTAATATCTGTATTTAATTGACTAATAACTGATTCAATAGAATGTTTATAAGCTTTCAAATTAATACTCCTTAAAATTCAATATATTTTTTTGCATTATTATGATATTCTACTGCTGATATTACACTTAATATTACTGTCGGCAATAATAATATACTATTAAGTATTGACAGTTGTATAAATAAATTTAATAAACCTATCATAAATAAAGCGGCATACAATGTTACTGTTTTATATTTCCCATAATCAGAAGCTGGTATAATCATACCACCTTTAATAGATACTAAGGCTCTTTCAGCTGTTACTAAAAATTCTCTAAATAGTAGTATTAAAACTAGTAAAAGACTTACTGCTCCTGCTTTTAATAATACTAACAAGAATGTAAAAGTTAATAATTTATCAGCTATAGGATCCATTAATTTACCAAAATCAGTAACTGTATTAGTTTCTCTAGCAATTTTACCATCATAATAATCTGTTGCCACTGCTAATGCAAATATAGTTAAAGCTATAAGTCTTGCAAATCCCTTTAATATTAATATAGTTGTAGTTTCAACAAAAAATGTATTGTAATAAGATAAACTTAAAAATATCAAAAATGGTATTATTAATATTAATCTTAAAATAGTCAATTTATTCGCTTTATTTAAGTCCATATTTATCATCCTCTCATATATTCTATTTTACTAATATATATTTTGTTTTATTATTCTTGTCCTACTCTTTTCATGCTTAAACCAATTCTATCATTATCTAAACTTATAACTTTTACAGTTATTTCTTCGTTTTCACTTATTTCATCTTCAACACTTTTTATTCTATAATCTCTTATTTCAGATATATGTAACAATCCTTGAACACCTGGTTCTAATTCTACAAATGCTCCAAAGTTAACTATTTTAACTACACGACCTACATACTCTTTGTTTAATTCTAAATTCACTACTTTTCCAACTTTCTTAATTTTATTCTTATTTTTTTGTAATTAATTACTATTCTTGTCCTACTCTTTTCATACTTAGACCAATTCTATCATTGTCTAAATTTATAACTTTTACAGTTATTTTTTCATTTTCACTTATTTCATCTTCAACGCTTTTTATTCTATAATCTCTTATTTCAGATATATGTAATAATCCTTGAACACCTGGTTCTAACTCTACAAATGCTCCAAAGTTAACTATTTTAACTACATTACCTACATACTCTTTGTTTAATTCTAAATTCACTACTTTTCCAACTTTCTTAATCTTATTTTTATTTTTTTTTGTAATTAATTACTATTCTTGTCCTACTCTTTTCATACTTAGACCAATTCTATCATTGTCTAAACTTATAACTTTTACAGTTATTTCTTCGTTTTCACTTATTTCATCTTCAACACTTTTTATTCTTCTGTCTCTAATTTCTGATATGTGTAACAATCCTTGAAC
Encoded proteins:
- a CDS encoding cation-translocating P-type ATPase, whose translation is MKAYKHSIESVISQLNTDINKGLTDEEAKQRLEKNGLNVLDEGKKKTLFSLFLEQINDVMIYVLLVAAVITVIVNKEFTDAIIILLVVLVNAVVGITQELKAGKALEALKEMTNPKAIVIRNGISKEIESKYLVTGDIVCLDAGRYVPADLRLLESNNLQIEESSFTGESVPSSKDANVTFDEEIGISDMINTAFMSTLVTYGRGKGVVIATSNDTKIGEIAKMLDIDEEQTPLQVKMNKLGKSLGYLAIFVCVLIFVIGILQSRGVVDMLITSISLAVAAIPEGLVAIVAIVLSLGVTRMSKKHAIIKKLPAVETLGSVNYICSDKTGTLTQNKMTVIEEYTKDNNNELLIKAFILSSDAKIENGNEIGDPTEIALISYGIKNNILREELENKYKRIDEFAFDSDRKLMSTYVEHNNIYRVYTKGALDNLIDLATKILINGEIKEFTPELKAEIQNKADEMYNKALRVLAVSYKDTETKIENSEFEKDLVFIGIVGMIDPPREEVKLSIKEAHDAGITVMMITGDHKNTAFAIAKDLNIAQNESQCITGMELENLSDDELTKTVQNYRVFSRVSPEHKVRIVKALKANDNIVSMTGDGVNDAPSLKVADIGVAMGITGTDVAKGASDMILTDDNFATIVASVEEGRNIYDNIKKSIIFLLSCNLGEVISILIATLMGWPIPLIATQILWINLVTDSLPALALGVDPISTNQMNRPPRASNENFFSGGAWFRALVGGVLIGFLTLSAFVIGLLEKGYTLGQISTVDISNENLAYARTMAFIVLTVSQLFYAYTMRSSEESLLKIGIFKNKFLNYSLIIGLILQFGLLAIPLLSKAFGVTMLSFIDLDIVLIFAIIPVIVNELIKKFIKFN
- a CDS encoding S1 RNA-binding domain-containing protein; amino-acid sequence: MNLELNKEYVGRVVKIVNFGAFVELEPGVQGLLHISEIRDYRIKSVEDEISENEEITVKVISLDNDRIGLSMKRVGQE
- a CDS encoding S1 RNA-binding domain-containing protein translates to MNLELNKEYVGRVVKIVNFGAFVELEPGVQGLLHISEIRDRRIKSVEDEISENEEITVKVISLDNDRIGLSMKRVGQE
- the pgsA gene encoding CDP-diacylglycerol--glycerol-3-phosphate 3-phosphatidyltransferase; the protein is MDLNKANKLTILRLILIIPFLIFLSLSYYNTFFVETTTILILKGFARLIALTIFALAVATDYYDGKIARETNTVTDFGKLMDPIADKLLTFTFLLVLLKAGAVSLLLVLILLFREFLVTAERALVSIKGGMIIPASDYGKYKTVTLYAALFMIGLLNLFIQLSILNSILLLPTVILSVISAVEYHNNAKKYIEF
- a CDS encoding S1 RNA-binding domain-containing protein, producing the protein MNLELNKEYVGNVVKIVNFGAFVELEPGVQGLLHISEIRDYRIKSVEDEISENEKITVKVINLDNDRIGLSMKRVGQE